A single genomic interval of Candidatus Bipolaricaulis anaerobius harbors:
- a CDS encoding 2Fe-2S iron-sulfur cluster-binding protein encodes MRIEHHPILPLERGEPFPFTFHGRELPAFPGETIAAALFAHGIRIFGHHAKDASPQGIFCANGQCAQCLVIADGMPVKACMTLVRPGMRVEPADGLPVLPPVPAPPRMNEIERLRVPVLVIGGGPAGMSAAIELGAHGIQTLVVDDKRRLGGKLVLQTHRFFGSTDAVYAGTRGTDIATRLEAEVRRHPSVEVWLDSVALAVYSDRAVGILREGRAYALVVPDVLLVAAGARERSLLFKGNTLPGVYGAGAFQTLVNRDLVRAADRLFIVGGGNVGLIAGYHALQAGIEVVGLVEALLECGGYKVHRDKLARLGVPIYTSHTILSANGRDQVESVTIAQVDPSFRPIEGTEKTFPCDTVLVAVGLDPVDEFYHKARAFGMPTVAAGDAEEIAEASAAIFSGKIAGRRIAQALGKPDVEIPPEWERMAQILKSKPGARGTPSLLPLGDVFPVLHCQEEIPCNPCASVCPQGLIRIDPHDIRRRPEYVAEGKACLGCERCVVVCPGLAITLVDFRRDRGAPTVTVPFEFGGESVREGERVTAVGISGEALAEVVVTGVRAIARNDRTVLVKLSVPAAVATRVAGIRLGSGWSTDALPEAVMRFDDDEILCRCERVTVGEVRALIRQGVRDMNEIKAVTRAGMGACGGKTCGPLMKRLFREEGVPLSEVRDYVPRPLFVETPLRLFAGAEHDGDAR; translated from the coding sequence ATGAGGATCGAACACCATCCCATCCTCCCCCTGGAGCGGGGCGAGCCGTTCCCGTTCACGTTCCACGGGAGGGAGCTCCCGGCGTTCCCCGGCGAGACGATCGCCGCCGCCCTGTTCGCCCATGGGATCAGGATCTTCGGCCACCACGCGAAGGACGCCTCGCCCCAGGGGATCTTCTGCGCGAACGGCCAGTGCGCACAGTGCTTGGTGATCGCGGACGGGATGCCGGTGAAGGCGTGCATGACCCTCGTCCGACCTGGGATGAGGGTCGAGCCCGCCGATGGCCTCCCTGTACTGCCGCCCGTCCCCGCCCCTCCACGGATGAACGAGATCGAGCGACTCCGAGTGCCCGTCCTCGTGATCGGCGGCGGCCCCGCCGGGATGTCGGCGGCGATCGAGCTCGGAGCCCACGGGATCCAAACCCTCGTCGTTGATGACAAGCGCCGGCTGGGTGGAAAGCTCGTCCTCCAGACGCACCGGTTCTTCGGGTCCACGGACGCCGTGTACGCCGGGACGCGGGGGACGGACATCGCCACGCGGCTCGAGGCGGAGGTCCGCCGCCATCCGTCGGTCGAGGTATGGCTGGACTCGGTCGCCCTGGCCGTGTACAGCGACCGCGCGGTGGGGATCCTCCGCGAGGGGCGGGCGTACGCGCTCGTCGTTCCGGACGTGCTCCTCGTCGCAGCCGGGGCGCGCGAGAGGTCGCTCCTGTTCAAGGGGAACACCCTTCCCGGCGTGTACGGGGCGGGGGCGTTCCAGACCCTCGTCAACCGCGACCTCGTCCGGGCCGCGGACCGGCTGTTCATCGTTGGGGGCGGGAACGTGGGGCTTATCGCCGGCTACCACGCGCTCCAGGCGGGGATCGAGGTCGTGGGCCTCGTCGAGGCGCTGCTGGAGTGCGGGGGGTACAAGGTTCATCGGGACAAGCTCGCCCGCCTGGGAGTCCCCATCTACACCTCGCACACGATCCTGTCCGCCAACGGCCGCGATCAGGTGGAATCGGTGACGATCGCCCAGGTGGACCCCTCGTTCCGGCCGATCGAGGGGACGGAGAAGACATTCCCCTGCGACACGGTGCTCGTGGCAGTCGGCCTCGACCCGGTGGACGAGTTCTACCACAAGGCCCGCGCGTTCGGGATGCCGACGGTCGCGGCCGGCGATGCCGAGGAGATTGCTGAGGCGTCGGCGGCGATCTTCTCCGGGAAGATCGCGGGGCGTCGGATCGCACAGGCCTTGGGGAAGCCCGACGTGGAGATCCCGCCGGAGTGGGAGCGGATGGCGCAGATTCTCAAGTCCAAGCCAGGCGCGCGGGGCACCCCCTCGCTTCTGCCCTTGGGGGACGTGTTCCCTGTACTGCATTGCCAGGAGGAGATCCCCTGTAACCCCTGCGCGTCGGTGTGTCCCCAGGGGCTGATCCGGATCGATCCCCACGATATCCGGAGGAGGCCGGAGTACGTGGCAGAAGGGAAGGCGTGCCTGGGGTGCGAGCGGTGCGTTGTCGTCTGCCCGGGGCTCGCGATCACCCTGGTTGACTTCCGCCGGGACCGGGGGGCCCCCACGGTCACGGTCCCATTTGAGTTCGGTGGGGAGTCCGTGCGGGAGGGGGAGCGGGTGACGGCGGTGGGCATCTCCGGCGAGGCGTTGGCCGAGGTTGTGGTGACGGGGGTGCGGGCGATCGCGCGGAACGACCGCACGGTCCTCGTGAAGCTCTCCGTCCCCGCCGCGGTTGCGACGCGCGTCGCCGGGATCCGGCTGGGATCCGGCTGGAGCACGGACGCCCTCCCCGAGGCCGTGATGCGATTCGATGACGATGAGATCCTGTGCCGCTGCGAGCGGGTGACGGTGGGGGAGGTGCGGGCCCTCATCCGCCAGGGAGTGCGCGACATGAACGAGATCAAGGCCGTCACCCGCGCCGGGATGGGGGCGTGCGGGGGAAAGACGTGCGGCCCCCTTATGAAGCGGTTGTTCCGCGAGGAGGGGGTCCCCCTGAGCGAGGTGCGGGATTATGTGCCCCGCCCCCTGTTCGTGGAGACCCCGCTCCGCCTTTTCGCCGGGGCCGAACACGACGGGGACGCGCGATGA
- a CDS encoding DUF4384 domain-containing protein, producing the protein MKPWITLVLVLACSAVGVAQSGPSPLGLVPTPVPGLSATVWVERSQYTVGETARIHFYISQAAYVYLFDIEPTGNVRLIFPNPYSPNAYRPAGAHVLPDQPTYQFRVTLPTGQETVQLVACTQPLAMPMGTYADPYPLLGPDPESGRVAVLGLVPEPSCGCCVTAWTTFQIVQATSPGFWPCPPCWGVAPCPPCQGMGYIAPGVGWFWRPSGGWQFFVGECPSGPGYCWYLGSDGQWNFKIQLCFGNCP; encoded by the coding sequence ATGAAGCCATGGATCACCCTCGTCCTCGTCCTGGCGTGCTCGGCCGTTGGAGTGGCCCAATCCGGGCCATCGCCTCTCGGGTTGGTTCCCACACCCGTTCCTGGCCTGTCCGCCACCGTGTGGGTGGAGCGTTCGCAGTACACGGTGGGGGAGACGGCCCGGATCCACTTCTACATCTCCCAGGCGGCGTACGTGTACCTGTTCGACATCGAGCCCACCGGGAACGTGCGCCTGATCTTCCCGAACCCGTATTCCCCGAACGCGTACCGCCCGGCGGGGGCCCATGTCCTCCCGGACCAACCCACTTACCAGTTCCGGGTCACGCTTCCGACAGGGCAGGAGACGGTGCAGCTCGTGGCATGCACCCAACCTCTCGCGATGCCGATGGGTACCTACGCTGATCCCTACCCCCTCCTCGGCCCCGACCCGGAGTCGGGCCGGGTGGCGGTGCTCGGCCTCGTGCCCGAGCCGAGCTGCGGGTGTTGTGTGACAGCTTGGACCACATTCCAGATCGTGCAGGCCACGTCACCGGGGTTCTGGCCGTGCCCCCCCTGTTGGGGGGTCGCACCGTGTCCCCCGTGTCAGGGCATGGGGTACATCGCACCGGGCGTGGGCTGGTTCTGGCGCCCATCCGGGGGGTGGCAATTCTTCGTCGGTGAATGCCCGAGCGGTCCAGGGTACTGTTGGTACCTTGGATCCGACGGGCAGTGGAACTTCAAGATTCAACTCTGTTTTGGGAACTGCCCGTAG
- a CDS encoding NAD(P)/FAD-dependent oxidoreductase, whose translation MRGSVYDVVVIGAGSVGAPAALSLAQAGLDVLVVDSLPSVGQGSNKAAIGGIRATHSDPAKIRLCQRTIEILSGWEEAHGQEIEWRSGGYVFVAYTPREEKLLQDLLVIQHAYGLGIEWLDAKALLDIVPDLNRRGLIGGTYSPGDGHCSPLLACHAFYDEARRLGATFQFGEEVTGIEVREGRVRAVRTNKGRYGTPVVLNAAGPWARAVGKLVGLDHPVQPDSHEAGVTEPVAHFLAPMVVDTRPAPGSSNYYFHQLASGQFTFCITPQPPILGEDCRETSAFLPMVARRMVDLMPRLGNLRVRRTWRGLYPMTPDGSPLVGWAQEVEGYAMAIGMCGQGVMLGPGLGELLARMITGALLPTDGEVLKILSPYRAFAGQEALR comes from the coding sequence ATGAGGGGCAGTGTGTACGATGTCGTAGTCATCGGGGCGGGGAGCGTTGGTGCCCCAGCGGCTCTCTCCCTTGCCCAGGCTGGCCTCGACGTCCTCGTGGTGGATTCCCTGCCCAGCGTTGGACAGGGGTCGAACAAGGCGGCGATCGGGGGGATCCGCGCCACCCACTCCGACCCAGCCAAGATTCGCCTTTGCCAGCGCACGATCGAGATCCTATCCGGCTGGGAAGAGGCCCACGGACAGGAGATCGAGTGGCGGAGCGGCGGGTACGTGTTCGTGGCCTACACGCCCCGCGAGGAGAAGCTCCTCCAGGACCTCCTCGTGATCCAGCACGCCTACGGGCTGGGGATCGAGTGGCTCGATGCGAAGGCCCTGCTTGACATCGTCCCCGACCTCAACCGCCGCGGGCTCATCGGGGGGACGTACTCCCCCGGTGACGGCCATTGCTCGCCGCTCCTTGCTTGCCACGCGTTCTACGACGAGGCACGGCGGCTGGGGGCCACGTTTCAGTTCGGGGAGGAGGTGACGGGGATCGAGGTCCGGGAGGGGCGGGTGCGGGCGGTGCGAACGAACAAGGGCCGCTACGGTACGCCGGTGGTCCTCAACGCTGCCGGGCCATGGGCCCGCGCGGTGGGGAAGCTCGTCGGGCTCGACCATCCCGTCCAGCCGGACTCCCACGAGGCGGGGGTCACGGAGCCGGTGGCCCACTTCCTCGCCCCGATGGTCGTGGACACCCGGCCCGCGCCCGGCTCGTCCAACTACTACTTCCACCAGCTCGCCTCGGGGCAGTTCACGTTCTGCATCACCCCGCAACCGCCGATCCTGGGCGAGGACTGCCGGGAGACGAGCGCGTTCCTGCCCATGGTCGCCCGGCGGATGGTGGACCTCATGCCGCGGCTGGGGAACCTGCGTGTCCGCCGGACGTGGCGCGGCCTCTACCCGATGACCCCGGACGGATCCCCCCTCGTTGGCTGGGCGCAGGAGGTCGAGGGATACGCGATGGCGATCGGAATGTGCGGGCAGGGGGTGATGCTTGGGCCGGGCCTGGGCGAGCTCCTCGCCCGCATGATCACCGGGGCGCTCCTCCCCACCGATGGCGAGGTCCTGAAGATCCTGTCCCCCTATCGCGCGTTCGCAGGCCAGGAGGCCCTGAGGTGA
- a CDS encoding PSP1 domain-containing protein, with the protein MAAEKLGALVRRRGPLCDIHLAVWDGAVGDPGQLWVEEEGHTSWLARVLQSPLCNPPAPRTRLVRPASPEDRATFEARSAEAEELRRLAQERASDLSLPMRFLGAELDLERTFLRLYFTAPERVDFREFLRELGAAFRLRLELHQIGPRDAARILGEVGPCGRPLCCRTFLHKLRPIPLELAFEQQLFLSPERLTGVCGRLMCCLAYEHEQYREALDGLPKMGARIEVEGRTGKVVGLNAFQGTFTVQWPDGTRAELNGEQLRNDRHP; encoded by the coding sequence GTGGCCGCGGAGAAGCTAGGGGCGCTTGTCCGGCGGCGGGGGCCGCTCTGTGACATCCACCTCGCCGTGTGGGACGGGGCAGTGGGCGATCCGGGCCAGCTGTGGGTGGAGGAGGAGGGCCACACCAGCTGGCTAGCCCGGGTCCTCCAGTCCCCCCTCTGCAACCCCCCTGCCCCGCGGACGCGCCTCGTCCGCCCCGCTTCGCCGGAGGACCGGGCGACGTTTGAGGCCCGCAGCGCGGAGGCGGAGGAGCTGCGCCGGTTGGCCCAGGAACGAGCATCCGACCTCTCGCTCCCGATGCGGTTCTTGGGGGCGGAGCTCGACCTCGAGCGGACCTTCCTCCGCCTCTACTTCACCGCCCCCGAGCGGGTGGACTTCCGGGAGTTCCTCCGCGAGCTGGGGGCGGCGTTCCGGCTGCGGCTCGAGCTCCACCAGATCGGGCCCCGCGACGCGGCGCGGATCCTGGGGGAGGTGGGGCCGTGCGGGCGGCCCCTGTGCTGCCGGACGTTCCTCCACAAGCTGCGTCCAATCCCACTTGAGCTTGCGTTCGAGCAGCAGCTCTTCCTGAGCCCAGAGCGGCTCACCGGGGTCTGCGGCCGGCTGATGTGCTGTCTCGCCTACGAGCACGAGCAGTACCGCGAGGCGCTCGACGGGCTCCCCAAGATGGGGGCGCGGATCGAGGTGGAGGGACGCACCGGGAAGGTCGTCGGCCTCAACGCGTTCCAGGGGACGTTCACCGTGCAGTGGCCCGACGGGACACGGGCCGAGCTGAACGGCGAGCAGCTCCGCAACGACCGTCATCCGTAG
- a CDS encoding NfeD family protein: MRRFLLAAAVWIVAVVPAGCEVVRLSLDGTINPATSSYVVRGLREASQAGAELVVLVLDTPGGLDTAMKEIMEAILSSPVPVVVWVGPAGARAASAGTFILISADVAAMAPGTSTGAAHPVAITGETAPEDDPTIQKALNDAVSRIRSVAELRGRNADWAERAVRESATATATEALDLGVIELIADSFPSLLAALDGYALPDGRVLHTAGLPVREIGMTLKEKFFSYLADPNLVYILLLLGLYGLIYEFFTPGIGIGLVGGGISLFLAILGLQILPMSFVGIGLVLFGVLLMVLDAFTPTNGILTVGGVVSLLIGSFSLFELEGTPLRLSWGTVAATVGTLTLVFLFIASKGLLAQRRRPRPLTTMVGLTGIAKDDLAPEGWVLVKGEHWRARAEGHPIRKGDRVRVVDQERSRLIVRREE, from the coding sequence ATGCGCCGATTTCTGCTGGCCGCTGCGGTGTGGATCGTCGCCGTCGTTCCGGCGGGGTGCGAGGTGGTGCGCCTGTCCCTCGACGGGACGATCAACCCGGCCACGAGCTCCTACGTCGTGCGGGGGCTCCGCGAGGCGAGCCAAGCGGGGGCTGAGCTCGTCGTCCTCGTCCTCGACACGCCAGGCGGGCTCGACACGGCGATGAAGGAGATCATGGAGGCAATCCTCTCCTCCCCGGTCCCGGTCGTGGTGTGGGTTGGACCGGCGGGGGCACGGGCCGCCTCCGCGGGCACGTTCATCCTCATCTCCGCCGACGTGGCGGCGATGGCCCCCGGGACGAGCACCGGCGCTGCTCACCCCGTGGCGATCACGGGGGAGACGGCTCCGGAGGACGATCCGACGATTCAGAAGGCGCTGAACGACGCTGTGTCCCGGATCCGGTCTGTGGCCGAGCTGCGGGGGCGCAACGCCGACTGGGCGGAGCGGGCGGTGCGCGAGTCGGCAACCGCCACCGCCACCGAGGCCCTCGATCTCGGGGTGATCGAGCTCATTGCCGATTCGTTCCCTTCCCTCCTCGCGGCGCTCGATGGCTACGCCCTCCCGGATGGGCGCGTGCTGCATACCGCGGGCCTGCCGGTGCGGGAGATCGGGATGACCCTCAAGGAGAAGTTCTTCTCCTACCTCGCGGACCCCAACCTCGTCTACATCCTCCTCCTCCTCGGGCTGTACGGGCTCATCTACGAGTTCTTCACCCCCGGGATCGGGATCGGCCTCGTCGGAGGGGGGATCTCGCTCTTCCTCGCCATCCTTGGCCTCCAGATCCTCCCCATGAGCTTCGTCGGGATCGGGTTGGTCCTGTTCGGGGTTTTGCTCATGGTGCTCGATGCCTTCACCCCCACCAATGGGATCCTCACCGTGGGGGGCGTGGTGAGCCTCCTCATCGGGTCCTTCTCCCTGTTCGAGCTCGAGGGCACGCCGCTACGGCTGTCGTGGGGCACGGTCGCTGCCACGGTGGGGACCCTGACCCTGGTGTTCCTGTTCATCGCCTCGAAGGGGCTCCTGGCCCAGCGGCGGAGGCCGCGGCCGCTCACGACGATGGTCGGCCTGACCGGGATCGCCAAGGACGATCTCGCGCCCGAGGGTTGGGTCCTCGTGAAGGGCGAGCACTGGCGGGCCCGGGCCGAAGGGCACCCGATCCGCAAGGGCGATCGGGTGAGGGTTGTGGATCAGGAACGATCGCGGCTCATCGTGCGCCGGGAGGAGTAG
- a CDS encoding DEAD/DEAH box helicase: MYAAPPEGLPTKARAWLTREGIQLYAHQAEAMERLMSRQDVVVATGPSSGKTLAMALPIVAALAEDPTATALLLYPMKALAQDQLGKWTELARALGVEGRVDVYDGDTPSHRRPRLRAEGQILLTNPYALHQYLEWHHRWAPFFGGVRYVVVDEGHWYRGVFGSGVALLMRRLGRVLARYGADPTYAVASATTGDPSLLGERLLGRPVAVVDRDGSPQGARTWWAWDPDLDPERSLFPQAVDLCRFLIHQGSQTLAFLPSRRMAEALAQAVKERLLAERATSDSGSGSAVASYRAGYRPEERRELERGLREGTLRLVAATCALELGVDVGGLDAVVLVGYPGSVASVRQQAGRAGRSGRDALVVYLPQENPLDRYFLRRPGELAAGKVEIPVLNPRHKELAVRHLLCAAAEFPLRRDELPLLGAEEGDATSLEKAGLLATTPNGWSYAGRVRPAEAVSLNALTARQVPILVEGEVLETWDEHRARREAFPGAVFLHQGEAFRVCSLDLETGIAVAEPSTDGLTTKALTLEEARIQGPPSGPTSDLGLGTVSIRETIPAYKVLDRGRVVDVRPLDLPPVEFTSEGVWLTWGRDSQTSRSGSQHGALPLATPSPGGLHGAEHALVALVPLIALCEPGDVGGASSVHHPDTGLPTVLVYDAFPGGIGIAPLLHARVRDWVGRTADLLASCPCQEGCPRCVLSPRCGSGNQPMDKGAAWTLLRAWIAAHDG, encoded by the coding sequence GTGTACGCCGCGCCCCCGGAGGGGCTCCCGACGAAGGCCCGCGCCTGGCTGACGAGGGAGGGGATCCAGCTCTATGCCCATCAGGCGGAGGCGATGGAGCGGCTCATGTCCCGTCAGGACGTGGTCGTCGCCACCGGCCCCTCGTCGGGGAAGACGCTCGCGATGGCCCTCCCGATCGTGGCGGCCTTGGCTGAAGATCCGACCGCCACCGCACTCCTCCTCTACCCGATGAAGGCCCTCGCCCAGGACCAGCTCGGGAAGTGGACCGAGCTCGCCCGAGCGCTGGGGGTGGAGGGGCGCGTGGACGTCTACGACGGGGATACCCCGTCCCACCGCCGACCCCGGCTGCGGGCGGAGGGGCAGATCCTCCTCACGAACCCGTACGCCCTCCACCAGTACCTGGAGTGGCACCACCGCTGGGCCCCGTTCTTCGGGGGGGTGCGGTACGTGGTCGTGGACGAGGGCCACTGGTACCGGGGCGTGTTCGGGTCAGGGGTGGCCCTCCTCATGCGGCGCCTGGGGCGGGTTCTCGCCCGCTACGGGGCGGATCCGACCTACGCGGTGGCCTCGGCGACCACGGGCGACCCCTCCCTTCTCGGGGAACGCCTCCTCGGCCGGCCGGTGGCGGTGGTGGACCGAGACGGCTCGCCCCAGGGGGCACGCACGTGGTGGGCGTGGGATCCGGACCTCGATCCCGAGCGATCGCTCTTCCCGCAGGCCGTGGACCTCTGCCGGTTCCTCATCCACCAAGGATCACAGACCCTCGCGTTTCTCCCGTCGCGGCGGATGGCGGAGGCCCTCGCCCAGGCGGTGAAGGAACGGCTGCTGGCTGAACGCGCCACGTCCGACTCGGGATCGGGTAGCGCGGTCGCGTCGTACCGCGCCGGGTACCGTCCCGAGGAGCGGAGGGAGCTGGAGCGGGGGCTGCGGGAGGGGACGCTGCGCCTCGTGGCCGCGACGTGCGCTCTCGAGCTGGGGGTGGACGTGGGCGGGCTGGATGCGGTGGTCCTCGTCGGCTACCCCGGGTCGGTGGCCTCGGTCCGCCAGCAGGCGGGTCGGGCCGGCCGGTCGGGGCGCGACGCCCTCGTGGTCTACCTGCCCCAGGAGAACCCCCTCGACCGCTACTTCCTCCGTCGCCCCGGGGAGCTCGCCGCGGGGAAAGTGGAGATCCCTGTGCTCAACCCGCGCCACAAGGAGCTCGCCGTGCGGCATCTCCTCTGTGCGGCGGCGGAGTTCCCCCTGCGCCGGGACGAGCTCCCCCTCCTCGGGGCGGAGGAGGGGGATGCGACTTCTCTCGAGAAGGCCGGCCTCCTCGCCACCACGCCCAACGGGTGGTCGTACGCCGGCCGGGTCCGCCCGGCGGAAGCGGTGTCCCTGAACGCCCTCACCGCACGACAGGTGCCGATCCTCGTGGAGGGGGAAGTCCTCGAGACGTGGGATGAGCACCGCGCGCGACGCGAGGCGTTCCCCGGCGCGGTGTTCCTCCACCAGGGGGAGGCGTTCCGCGTGTGTTCCCTCGACCTTGAAACGGGGATCGCGGTGGCCGAGCCGTCCACGGACGGGCTTACCACGAAGGCCCTCACCCTGGAGGAGGCGCGGATTCAAGGACCCCCTTCCGGGCCGACGAGCGATCTGGGGCTCGGGACGGTGTCCATCCGCGAGACGATCCCCGCCTACAAGGTCCTTGATCGGGGGCGGGTCGTGGACGTGCGGCCCCTCGACCTCCCACCGGTCGAGTTCACCTCGGAGGGGGTGTGGCTCACGTGGGGCAGGGACAGCCAAACGTCGCGCAGCGGGAGCCAGCACGGGGCCTTGCCCCTTGCGACGCCTTCCCCGGGCGGGCTCCATGGGGCCGAACACGCCCTCGTGGCCCTCGTCCCCCTCATCGCCCTCTGCGAGCCGGGCGATGTGGGCGGGGCCTCCTCCGTTCACCACCCGGATACGGGCCTCCCGACCGTGCTCGTGTACGATGCGTTCCCGGGCGGGATCGGGATCGCCCCTCTCCTCCACGCGCGGGTGCGGGACTGGGTCGGCCGCACCGCGGACCTCCTCGCCTCCTGTCCGTGTCAGGAGGGATGCCCGCGCTGCGTGCTCTCCCCTCGCTGTGGGAGCGGGAATCAGCCGATGGACAAGGGCGCGGCCTGGACCCTCCTCAGGGCATGGATCGCTGCGCACGACGGTTGA
- a CDS encoding winged helix-turn-helix domain-containing protein produces MALNWSREEARLYQLAAVGLHGKRYPEGEDGIREAFRDLRAVQLDPLPILGRNHDLVLQSRVGGTHPGMFLDLLHHKRLGFEYWDKMLCAIPIAEFPYFRALMEAGGEQWEKRREAQLDHDHPGAKGAVLEAVQKRGPLSTVELKELSVAQGAYRGWKTTQAAGAALEVLWNRGLLSVSHRTNYRRYFDLTERVVPPTILAYPTPRGEEFLRYLLRKRVDMVGLLPTGGAAETWMSLQQARTDGLPQRMVDEGELARVEVAGVRTPFYARPDAELVLRAAEEIPLDGQVRMIAPLDPLLWCRDALAKVWGFSYAWEVYKKPDQRTYGYYVLPMLQGDRFVGRFDGRYDTTAQTLHVLGYWMEPDGLPLRHAAIRDGLEQFLEYLGGVRIAWPRRR; encoded by the coding sequence ATGGCTCTGAACTGGTCGCGGGAAGAGGCGCGCCTCTATCAGCTCGCCGCCGTCGGACTGCACGGAAAGCGCTACCCCGAGGGCGAGGACGGGATCCGCGAGGCGTTCCGGGACCTCCGGGCGGTGCAGCTCGATCCGCTCCCGATCCTGGGCCGCAACCACGACCTCGTCCTCCAGTCCCGCGTCGGGGGGACGCATCCGGGGATGTTCCTCGACCTCCTGCACCACAAGCGGCTGGGGTTTGAGTACTGGGACAAGATGCTATGCGCGATCCCCATCGCCGAGTTCCCATACTTTCGGGCGCTCATGGAAGCGGGCGGGGAGCAGTGGGAAAAGCGGCGCGAGGCGCAGCTCGATCACGATCATCCGGGGGCGAAGGGCGCTGTCCTGGAGGCGGTGCAAAAGAGAGGTCCCCTCTCCACAGTGGAACTGAAGGAGCTCTCGGTCGCGCAGGGAGCCTATCGGGGCTGGAAGACGACCCAGGCCGCCGGGGCCGCGCTCGAGGTCCTGTGGAACCGGGGTCTGCTCTCGGTTTCCCACCGCACAAACTACCGGCGCTACTTCGATCTCACGGAACGGGTCGTTCCACCGACGATCCTTGCCTACCCCACCCCGCGCGGGGAAGAGTTCCTGCGCTACCTCCTCCGGAAACGGGTGGACATGGTGGGGTTGCTCCCCACGGGTGGGGCCGCCGAGACGTGGATGTCGCTCCAGCAGGCCCGCACGGATGGGCTACCCCAGCGGATGGTGGACGAGGGGGAACTGGCGCGGGTCGAGGTGGCGGGGGTGCGTACTCCGTTCTACGCCCGCCCCGACGCGGAGCTGGTCCTGCGCGCAGCGGAGGAGATCCCGCTCGACGGGCAGGTGCGGATGATTGCCCCCCTCGACCCCCTCCTGTGGTGCCGGGATGCCCTGGCCAAGGTGTGGGGGTTCTCCTACGCATGGGAGGTGTACAAGAAGCCCGACCAGCGCACCTACGGCTACTACGTGCTCCCCATGCTCCAAGGGGACCGGTTCGTGGGACGGTTCGATGGCAGATACGACACCACCGCGCAGACCCTCCACGTCCTCGGGTACTGGATGGAGCCGGATGGGCTTCCCCTGCGGCACGCTGCGATCCGGGACGGGCTCGAGCAGTTCCTGGAGTACCTTGGCGGGGTGCGGATCGCCTGGCCCCGGCGCCGGTAG
- a CDS encoding ribonuclease H-like domain-containing protein: protein MSSLKDALRTVEDHARKLAAAVTSLPPDCNEAELRHRAYNPGVDEKRYLASLARAFGGAGVAPAIPPAAPASLGAGEEVATAYGPCLALVSAHPARLAFPDRSLSTEAVAQAFSLLFGIGPVREGGLRAAGARTFADLAAHPRYGSQARGWLSALARGDLALLHDGISRRFSPSHDLLLHLLAFADREDLVFLDIETLGLSSLPAFLIGIGRLSGGGIEVRQYLARTLGEEPAILSALREELPPQPIVISYNGKAYDWNHLRGRCAYHGLGPLPEPVHLDLLFFARRRWGGELRDCSLGEVERAVLGVERELDVPGEHVPALYENYLRTGSAATLRPVIAHNREDVLTLTRLLSVLLDRVTHPG, encoded by the coding sequence ATGTCGAGCCTCAAGGACGCCCTGCGCACTGTGGAGGACCACGCCCGAAAGCTCGCCGCGGCGGTTACGTCCCTCCCGCCTGACTGCAACGAAGCTGAACTCCGCCACAGGGCCTATAATCCCGGCGTGGACGAGAAGCGGTACCTCGCCAGCCTGGCCCGCGCGTTCGGGGGAGCGGGGGTGGCCCCGGCCATCCCCCCGGCCGCGCCGGCCTCCCTCGGAGCGGGCGAGGAGGTGGCGACGGCGTACGGCCCTTGCCTTGCCCTCGTCTCGGCCCACCCGGCGCGTCTCGCGTTCCCCGACCGGTCGCTCTCCACAGAGGCGGTGGCCCAGGCGTTCTCGCTCCTGTTCGGGATCGGGCCGGTGCGAGAGGGAGGGCTGCGGGCAGCGGGCGCCCGCACATTCGCCGACCTCGCTGCCCATCCTCGGTACGGCTCGCAGGCCCGCGGCTGGCTGTCCGCGCTCGCCCGTGGCGACCTCGCCCTCCTCCACGACGGGATCTCGCGGCGGTTCTCACCGTCGCATGACCTCCTCCTGCACCTCCTCGCGTTCGCCGACCGGGAGGACCTTGTGTTCCTCGATATCGAGACCCTGGGGCTCTCCTCGCTCCCGGCGTTCCTCATCGGCATCGGCCGGCTGAGCGGCGGCGGGATCGAGGTCCGTCAGTACCTCGCCCGCACATTGGGGGAGGAGCCGGCGATCCTCTCCGCCCTGCGTGAGGAGCTCCCTCCCCAGCCGATCGTCATCTCCTACAACGGGAAGGCCTACGACTGGAACCACCTCCGCGGCCGGTGTGCCTACCATGGGCTGGGCCCGCTGCCGGAACCGGTGCACCTTGACCTCCTCTTCTTCGCCCGGCGGCGGTGGGGAGGGGAGCTCCGCGACTGCTCGCTGGGCGAGGTGGAGCGGGCCGTGCTCGGGGTCGAGCGGGAGCTCGACGTGCCGGGGGAGCACGTCCCCGCCCTCTACGAGAACTACCTCCGCACGGGATCGGCAGCGACCCTCCGCCCCGTGATCGCCCACAATCGGGAGGATGTCCTCACCCTGACCCGGCTCCTCTCCGTCCTCCTCGATCGGGTGACCCACCCTGGCTGA